CCAACAGGTGCGTTAGATGAAGAAATGGGACGTAAAGTTTTAGAAATTTTAGTAAAAGTTAACCGTGAACAAAAAACAACAGTTGTAGTAGTTACTCACAACCCTAACATTGCAAAAATTGCTAATACAGTAATTCATATTAAAAACGGATTAATTGACAGTTTAGAAAAAAACTCAAAACCAGCTGATCCAAAAACTATTGAGTGATCATAGAAAATGAACCTATTATGGTTCTTTTTTTGTTTTTATTAATAATAAGTTTTATAATTAAAATATTATATAAAAGAAAGTTGTTGAAATAAAATGAAAAAACTATTATTAACACTATCATCTGTATTTATTATTGCTGGTGCTGCAGGATCTGTAGTTTCTTGCGGGGTGAAGCCTGAGAAAAATGTAATTTTCGCTCTTATTGGAGGTTCTTCAATGAGTGACACCGATTTAGAAAAACTTAATGCTTATAAAGAAATGGCTGATGAATTTAATGAACAGAATAGAGACAAAGAAGGTTTTGTTCCTGTAAATGTTGTTTGAAGGGAATCAAGTTATCTTAATAATGCTGTTTTAACAGGAGATAATTTACCCGATCTATATATATCTTATGTTGATGCAGCTTCTACTTACTTGGAGTCAACTGTCGCTGATCAAGTAAGAGACATGGAAAAATCAATGGGCGATCAAGGTTTTGAAAAATTTAAAGATGATTTAATAACACCTGCATTTATTGACGAAGGAAAATATAAAGATACTCAAGTAGTGCTGCCATTTGGTAAATCATTTGATATTTCAGTTATTAATGTTAATTTACTATTTCAGTTTATGGATCTTTTTGATGATCAAAACGTTAAAAATAAATTATCCGATCTTCAGAATACTTATGCTAAATATAACAATGAAAGATCTAGTGTTCTTGAAAATAAGACTGAAATGTCAGGAACAAAAGTTTTTAGAGAAGGTTTAAAGTTAGTTCCAGATGGGGAAATTTTTAAAGAGAAAGATAATGTAATTTCTATTGATAAATCTACATACAATAGTCTTGTTGAATTATTTTCAAAAGTTGAAAACTCAGTTGAAGGTATTAAATCAATTTTTGCGTTAACTAAAAACGTTTTAGCTTTAACAAAAGCAATGAACCAGATAATTCAAAAAAATGGTTTAGATGTAACTGTTAAAATTGAGGACAATAAATATGTGAAGCCAAATGAAAAATATAATTTTGCGTTTGGAATAGATTCACTTGATAATAAATATTATATGGATTATGCTTCAACAGATAAAGGGCATGAAATAATCGATGTTAAAAATGATTCAGATTTTTGATATAACACAAACTATGAAAATAAAATTGCAGAGATTAATTTAGAATCAAATAACCAAAGCTTTAAAGAAACTTCAGAATATTTACAAGGAATGAAGGATATAGCTGTAGACAATATAAAAGATAGCAAACCAGGATTAAGTTATTCTGAACAATGAAATGGCGTATTTTCTACTTCTAGATATGAACAAAATTCTCAATCAAAGACATATATAACTCAAGACTTTACTAAAGGCACAATGTTTATGGGAAGTGCATCTTCTGCTAATGATTTTTACTTTACATCTTCATGGGAAAAAGAAGTAGATGTATATAATGATAATCAAACCAGGAATGCAAAACCTTCTAGAGAAGTTGCAAAATATTCACCCGTAACAAGAGCTGATATATTAACAACTTCAAAAACTAATGGTTCAAATCCTGAAAAATCAGTTTTTATGTCTCAAGGAAGAGGGATAGCAGGTTTTAAATCAAATGGAAGTAATGCAGCTCAAAAAGAGGAAAGCGTGAAAGGGTTTTTAAATTATATTATGCAACCTATACCTACTGCAAGATTTGCTTTAAGAACAAGTTATATGCCAGCAACAAAATCTGGAATGTTGATTTATGAAAACTACTTAAATGGTAATTTTAATAATGAAAATAATACTCATACAAATGAAAAAGCTTTGGCAGAAGCAATCGTTGATATAAAAAAAATATACGATAAGGAAGACATAAATCCTGCTGTTGCTAAAGAACTAATTCCAATGTATTTTAGACAAATAAAAAATAATAAAGGAACTCCTGAATGAAAAGCAGGAATAAGTCCTGTTAATACAGGGTTTATCAATGATTATTTAAATCCAAAAATTTCAACAAATGACACTGAAAATAAGAGAAAAAATATAAGTTTGGTGTCTTCAAAAGCTAATCCTGTTACAGATATTGTAAGAAGTGGTTTAAAAAACGCCATTTCAGGCACTAATGGAGTTATGGATTTATTAAATAAGAAAGATATGAAGTTTTTTGACTTATTAAACAAACCTCAAAATTCAAAAGACACAGCTTATCTTTCTTATTGATTAGGTAGAAATCAAGGAGATTTTTACAAAGAAATACACATTACTTATCCATCAAAAAAAGCACAATAGGTGCTTTTTATTTCATTATTTTATTTATTATGTTTCCTTCGTGATGAATCATTTGATTTATCTTTTCATTATTTTTTGTCAAATTATATTCAAAAGTATTATTCAAATGTGCATAATCAATCGAGTTATCATATTCTGACACAGATCTGACTGATTTAGGTGCCACACCAGTTATTTTTATAAAATCCTGTTCCTGCTTTTTTAAATCTCTCATAATATTATGAATTAGTCTTCCTCTTGTAGGATCATTTTTTAAAGCAGAACCGCTTAAATCATTTGGTCTTTCGTCAGGAAAGACCAAAGCATTAGCATAATTTTTTCATTCTTTAGTGGCAGTAGTCCCTGAGATTATTACATATTCAGGAACTCTTGACAATTGACCTATCATTTTAGTAATAGATTGTGCAGAATTTGCAGAACCATGATGCGCAGGTAAGTAAATATCAATAGGTTTTTCTTTTATTTTATTTTGAACATTAGGATCTTTCATTATTGGTGTTAAACTAGTATTGGAATTTGACTTTCAAGAATTATAATCTTGCATGTCACCAGGAAGTAAAAATGTTTTTTCATTAACTGTAAATCTTCATATTGCACTTGTTGAATTTGGATTTTGCTTATAAGCTGAATCCAAGCTACTTTTAGAAGCATATGCTGATAAGTTTTCAATGTTAACCCCCATAAATTGATAGTTTTTTGAAAAACTTGTATCAACCCTAACATTTTC
This is a stretch of genomic DNA from Mesoplasma coleopterae. It encodes these proteins:
- a CDS encoding MBL fold metallo-hydrolase, encoding MKKVISVLFAASLTFGTSSLLVSCGNKNEITDPENNNNNGGEGNGSNSNLNGYSSFWVLSVGNANYTFLQNEDRAIVFDVGVGMAGAVNEGLSDDEIHEHDSKATETGNWKMDSDERTQWVVDYMKKVAGVKYIDAILISHKHQDHFSALANTINNFEVGTVVAPMDNVGLEKTIHNLKRGENVRVDTSFSKNYQFMGVNIENLSAYASKSSLDSAYKQNPNSTSAIWRFTVNEKTFLLPGDMQDYNSWKSNSNTSLTPIMKDPNVQNKIKEKPIDIYLPAHHGSANSAQSITKMIGQLSRVPEYVIISGTTATKEWKNYANALVFPDERPNDLSGSALKNDPTRGRLIHNIMRDLKKQEQDFIKITGVAPKSVRSVSEYDNSIDYAHLNNTFEYNLTKNNEKINQMIHHEGNIINKIMK